The Halobacteriovorax sp. DA5 genome includes the window CTTTTCAATATCTTATTTTTTACAATTAGGTTGTGCACAATATAGTTTTGTGATACATATTACTTATCAAATAAATCAAAGGAGATTGAAATGAGTATTTATGATTACAAAGCTATTGATATTAGAGGTAATGAAAGATCACTATCTGAATTTAAGGGAAAAAGCTTATTGATCGTAAATACAGCAAGTAAGTGTGGCTTTACTCCTCAGTATGAAGGACTTCAAAAGCTATACGATAAGTATCAAGGAAAACTGGAGATCTTGGCCTTCCCATGTAATCAATTTGGCAAACAAGAGCCAGGAAACTCAGAGGATATTCAATCATTTTGTGACTTAACTTTTAAAACTTCATTTCCGCTTTTTGAAAAAATTGATGTTAATGGAGATAACACACACCCACTATATCAATATCTTAAAGATGAATTACCAGGAC containing:
- a CDS encoding glutathione peroxidase, producing the protein MSIYDYKAIDIRGNERSLSEFKGKSLLIVNTASKCGFTPQYEGLQKLYDKYQGKLEILAFPCNQFGKQEPGNSEDIQSFCDLTFKTSFPLFEKIDVNGDNTHPLYQYLKDELPGLLGSKKIKWNFTKFLVDSEGHPVKRYAPIDKPESLEKDIEKSFK